ttttcattttattactttctcttctcaattgaatttataaaaCTTTGCTCTTGCCTCATTTCACTTCTCAGCCTGGAAAGATCTCTCTCCATTCCTTCAACGAAACCAGGTGTGCTCAGGTCTAAAAGGCTTCAAATGTGATGAAATCAAAGTTCTGATAAAACAGAGTTCAGTATACACATGGTACTCTTTCAGTTCAAGATTGAAGAAGCTTTCACTCATTAACGCCACAATCTTTACAATTTGCTTGAATTCAAATGTGATGAAATCACGCGTcgaaaaatgagttattttaACAAACAGATCGAGCAAGATGCCCGCAAAACATTCATAATGGCTAGGGCTTTTTCGGCGTTTGGTTCGGAGGCGGGATGCTGTACAGGGACTTGAGCTGCCTGTTGATGAGCTTGCTGTTGTTAAGGGCCAGCTGAAGCTCCAGCCCCTCCGACCACCACTGCTCCAGGCCGTGCGCCTCGAGGaacttctgcttctgcttcccCTTGGACATCACAAACAGCTTCGCTGCCGCCTGTTGCACGTTCATCAGGCCCGGGCTGACATTCTCCTTGTCGCCGCCACTCTCTTCCGTGCCCGGCGGATCGGTGTAATAGCAGCAAATGTAGTCGCTGTTGTTGACATACAGATGAGGCACCCATTTCTTCATTCCCAAATTCAGAGTCTTGCTCCTATTCAGTTGCGCCATCCAGCCCCTCAAACCGGACTCTGAAATCGTCCGCGACTCGTCGGTGCTCGCCTGGTTTTCTTGTTCGCTGCTCGAAGGGAACATCGACCTGAGTCTCGTCCAAGCGACCCCGGCTTTCTCTCCGATGTTTCTCAGGCTCATAGCCAGCGAAACCGAGGGCGGATTGAACAGATGGGCATCCACGTAGATGCCTTCTTTGGCTAAAGCTTTCCCCACCTGCAATGCAAACCCGGCCCCCAACGAATGCCCCACGATGCACACATTATTGCTCCCGTAGCTTTGCGCCGCCGATCTCAATGCCTCTAGAGCCACGTTGAACCGGACCGAGCCTTTCAGGCTTTCCCATGTGAGGAACCGGAGGTCATCCTGGATGTCCCTGCGGATCGTGGGGCCTTTGAGCAATGTCCCTCTTAGGGCCAACACGGCTTTCGGCGCGCCGCTGGGTCTGATCAGTATGAATTCAGCTAGTGCCGCGGCCCTGTCCCATTCCAGGACAGCGCCGAATATCGATCCGTCCCTCTCGTCGATTAGCGTTTGGGACAGCTTGTACTTGAAGGGCAGCCACCATTTTGGGGCGAGTGCGCTTTCCTCAGGCCGGTTCTCTTGTCTGTCCAATTCGAGCAAGTAGACGGCTTGGATGAAGCAGGCGAGCACCGTTCTCTTGTAATTCTCATCCTTCCTGCATACATGAAAACATCTGTTGCCTTAAGCAATCGAATGAGCCCCAAGAAGACAATCTATCACAAGTTCACAAGTGAATGAACagaagtaaaacaaaaaaaatccaagaaccCATCGTTCATATTTCACATATATAGTCAACTACTCTCCAGTTGATACAGAAAAAATTCACAAAGTTACTAATTCTGGTCCCTTGCGGGTCAAAAGACATAGCCAAGACCACCCACAAATCGAAATTGGTCAATTCAACATCCAGAGCGGCGGACTAACTTAACACCCAAGATGAGACTTGCTAAATTCGGGCCCAAGGagtagaaaagaagagaatagaGGAGGAGAACAGACCAACTGGAATTGAGGAGCTCTCTCCAGTTGGGGGAGGAGACATTGCGAGGTCCAGACACATGAAACGCGTAGGGAtgagcttcttctccttccgcAGGCGTCTCCTCTTTCGGCGTCTCCTCCTTCATCATCTCCTCGGAACTTCTCTTCGCCATTCTCACTCTGCAACACCCAACACGCCACACaactcgtctctctctctctctcttgcttccTCCTCTGTTCTTCAATATTCAGCTGCGGAAGCCGTTTGCAGAAGGTGGGTGCGAGCGTGATCGTGGTTATCGGCTGAAAGAAATTTATTAGTGCAGTCAAAATCTCATCTTTCGTTGCATTTCATGTGGGTTCGGATCTGGGTCAGCGACGATGATGAGATTTGAAAACGCCTGGGCCTCGTTGCATCGCATCTCCGCAACGGTCATATTTCTCCCCCGTTGTCGGCACGAAACCGAAGTTACCAAAATGACCCCCCGACCTGCTCCGTGTAGGAAAGGGAAAAGAGGTTGTTGACCTGTTTTAAGAACCCCACCACATCAAGAAAGTATTCCAGAAATTACCAAATTCAATCTACAAAACCAAAATTGGTGGGACCCGTCATCTTAAATGATCCAGATATTACTCGTTCCGgtaacaatttctcgagataaaaTATAGTGGCAGCTTCAATTGAGGAAGGATTTGATTACGTAATAAATTTgaagatttaattatattttttgaaaattttagaactcatttaaacaaattgaaaacaGAGTTTATTGCAATTCAATGTAACATTTTTCTCATGAACCATTATAGATTAAATGATAAATACTACTACATCGagaattttgaaacaaaaaaagtaaaacacATATTTTCCTAACTAGAAATGGGAATggtcatcaccatcaccatcactaCTGATGAAAAAGTCGTGAAAACAGAGTTGAttgcaatccaatgtgacaTTTTTCTCATAAACtattacaaattaaattataaatactaCTAAATCAAGAATTTTGAACCTAAAAGAGCAAAACGCATATTTTCCTAATTAAAAATGGGAATTGATGACCTTCACCGGTCATCACCACCATCACTAATGATAGAGAAGCCGTGACTCTGCCAGCAATAGCATCGACAGTCCCTACCCTCGGTTAGGTAGCAGCTAAATCGAGAACACTAAGATAGCTGGAAAGTTGGTAATGTGTTAGCTCACTCATCAGTCATTTTCCATGCCAATTATCTCTCATTTAGCTCCTAAGATTAGGTGAACAAAGAAGTCATTGTTGAGTAGATATCAGACACTGACATTGTTCTAGGAACACGTTACTCATAGTAGAATACTTATACGGACAAGCCAATGGGCAGTATTTCTCTTTGGCCTCTTTGAGAGCTGCCATGCCAGATTGCGCAATATTGAGATAACCTGTGGGCGATTattagaattttctgagtttggATTCTGTCACAACTCATATTCTTGAAATGCAACTTAAACAGTAACGGAAGTTCTGAAGTTCTGAGTACACCGATCCTATCAGATAGTAAGGCTCGCCATAGCGCATTCAGACTAGGCACTTTTCATTTGCTTTCTCCAACGACCACTTCACTACATCACGGTTCACTCCATCATCTTGAGGGAAACATGTCGTGAGAGATCAGAAGCCATAAATCTTGAGAAATTTCAACTCGTCACATTCGTTGCTTGCATGGCTGGATACGGCGTGCTCTCGT
The sequence above is drawn from the Eucalyptus grandis isolate ANBG69807.140 chromosome 11, ASM1654582v1, whole genome shotgun sequence genome and encodes:
- the LOC104425050 gene encoding GDSL esterase/lipase At4g10955, with translation MAKRSSEEMMKEETPKEETPAEGEEAHPYAFHVSGPRNVSSPNWRELLNSSWKDENYKRTVLACFIQAVYLLELDRQENRPEESALAPKWWLPFKYKLSQTLIDERDGSIFGAVLEWDRAAALAEFILIRPSGAPKAVLALRGTLLKGPTIRRDIQDDLRFLTWESLKGSVRFNVALEALRSAAQSYGSNNVCIVGHSLGAGFALQVGKALAKEGIYVDAHLFNPPSVSLAMSLRNIGEKAGVAWTRLRSMFPSSSEQENQASTDESRTISESGLRGWMAQLNRSKTLNLGMKKWVPHLYVNNSDYICCYYTDPPGTEESGGDKENVSPGLMNVQQAAAKLFVMSKGKQKQKFLEAHGLEQWWSEGLELQLALNNSKLINRQLKSLYSIPPPNQTPKKP